DNA sequence from the Candidatus Cloacimonadaceae bacterium genome:
AGTGGAGAACTACATCCTCAAGAACTCTGATCGGGAGCATTTTCCCGATGCTAAAGTCGGCTCCTGGGTGCAAGTTCTCAAGTGCGAGAACCTGCAGAGTGAACTCTGGCAGAAGGTAGAGAAAGGCGAGTTCAATGGTGTATCCATCTATGGCAGAGCTGATGACTACAGTGGTACCGAAGCCAGCCTTGCCGAGATCAAGAACGAGCTGGGCAGCCTGCGTAAGGTAGCGGAACTGAACAACAACAGTGAGATGCAGAAAGGCATCACTGCCATCACAGAGCGCATCACTGAACTCGAGAAGAACAGTGGCACGGTAATCGTCTCCGAAGCCATCAAAAGCATCGAGAAGAGCCTAAAAGACCTCTCAGTCACCATGACCAGAGCGATCTCGAAGAGCATTCCCGGTGAGCCAGATGGCAATCAGATGAATGCTGACAAAGAGGTCATGATCGATGGTAACAAGATCGTGGTCAAGGCAAGCCACCGGGAGATCTACAAAGGCATCTCCGATGTCGATTCCGGCAAAGCCATGAACATCCTCAATGCCAACACGACCTCTCTGTTTATCGATGAGGTCATAGGCAGTCAGCCCGGTGATACCCTCTCCGATATCTCGATTATTCCGCTGCTCAAGGATGAGAAGATCGATGCCGGACTGATCGATGACATTGTATTCAAGAACAGCCTGGATGGTGCACTGACGGCTCAGAACGTAACCACTGCTGATCTATCTGTCCCTACAGGTATCCTCAATGCCGAGTTTACCTTAGGCAGAGATGTAGTCGAGTTCTATAAGGACAAGTACGGTGAGGATGCCTTCGGTGCTTATGTAGAGAACCACATCGCCAAGAAGACTGAGAAGGCTATCCGTCTGCTACTCTTCAAAGGTGACAGAGTATCTGCCACTGCCAAGCTGAAGGGACTGGATGGAGTGATCAAGCTGGCTACCACAGCTACCGATGTCACCAACCTCTCCAAGACCACCTACAATGACTGGGCGAAACGCTTCGAAGCAGCTCTCTTGGCATTCTCGGATGAGATGTTAGAAGAGCAGGAGAACTTCAAGTTCTACGTATCCCAGAAAGACCTGATCCGCATCAGAGCCGAACTTGCCAAGCGTGAGACAGGGGCCGGAGACCGTCTGCTGCTGGAAGGTGGCAACGTATCCTTTGCCGGCATCCCCGTAAAGCCACGTCTCATGACTGATGACTACATCATCGGTGGACTGCCCAAGTTCATCATCATCGGATACAGAACCGATGCCGAACTCAAAGTCGAACATCATGGCGCGGACTGGAAGTATCACTGGTACATCCGTATCCGTCCCGGCATCACCTACATCTCCGGCTTCGTGAAAGTGTTCAAACTAACCACCTAAGCAATAACCAACAAGATAAGGAGTATCAATGGACTTCATCATTGCCAATCAAGCCTTCATCTTAGGGCTTATCACCACCCTGATCGTCTGGATCATCTTCCGTGCAACGGGTAAGACCTTGGATAAGACCAAGATCAACTCCGCTCTGGCGATCATCCTCGATATCATCCAGGATATCAAGATCAACCCTGCCACTAAGGACCTCGACGACTATGCCAAGAAGCAATTGGCAGTTGAGCGTGCTACCAAGAGCCTCCCCTCCAATCAGACCAATCTGGTCATGAAGGTCTTTGGTACGATCGGGGGAGCAGTGGA
Encoded proteins:
- a CDS encoding XkdF-like putative serine protease domain-containing protein, with product MNIFGTKSRIVKKGELRNVEVELVSLLFDEMNPANQKGFVVKNASGKSFEHKINSTKFKSETSGTQGRLYVTLMEPNIHDSQGDYYTREEIQKSCDHFAKHGLVGKCDVNHNMQPVPEFTVVENYILKNSDREHFPDAKVGSWVQVLKCENLQSELWQKVEKGEFNGVSIYGRADDYSGTEASLAEIKNELGSLRKVAELNNNSEMQKGITAITERITELEKNSGTVIVSEAIKSIEKSLKDLSVTMTRAISKSIPGEPDGNQMNADKEVMIDGNKIVVKASHREIYKGISDVDSGKAMNILNANTTSLFIDEVIGSQPGDTLSDISIIPLLKDEKIDAGLIDDIVFKNSLDGALTAQNVTTADLSVPTGILNAEFTLGRDVVEFYKDKYGEDAFGAYVENHIAKKTEKAIRLLLFKGDRVSATAKLKGLDGVIKLATTATDVTNLSKTTYNDWAKRFEAALLAFSDEMLEEQENFKFYVSQKDLIRIRAELAKRETGAGDRLLLEGGNVSFAGIPVKPRLMTDDYIIGGLPKFIIIGYRTDAELKVEHHGADWKYHWYIRIRPGITYISGFVKVFKLTT